The Candidatus Manganitrophaceae bacterium genome contains a region encoding:
- a CDS encoding aldehyde dehydrogenase family protein has protein sequence MAEKIRNFIGGKWVDSVRGKTFESRNPADTCELLGLIPDSDAVDVDKAVAAARAAFPAWRDMPAPKRGEILYRAAELLVKRKNALGELVCREMGKILSESMGDVQEAIDMTYYMAGEGRRLSGETVPSELRYKDAKSVRLSIGVFALITPWNFPTAIPSWKITPALIAGNTVVFKPAEETPIAATRLVEIFDEAGLPPGVLNLVHGFGETAGEPLVRHPEVDGVSFTGSNEVGERLAGICGNAHKDFMMETGGKNPIIVMDDANLDLAIEGALWGGFGTTGQRCTASSRLIIQEGIFDQFLKTFTVRASQLRIGNGLDPDIEIGPVISEIQYQKILKYIEVGKDEGATLILGGHAYEKGDCARGLFIEPTMFIDVSPKMRIAQEEIFGPVVSLIRVSDLTEAIEVANDVSFGLSAAIYSQDINTTAIAERDLDTGLVYINASTIGAEIQLPFGGTKRTGLGPREAGGRGGALDLYTKWKVIYRDFSGTLQKAQMDE, from the coding sequence ATGGCCGAGAAGATTCGGAATTTTATCGGGGGAAAGTGGGTCGATTCCGTTCGTGGAAAAACCTTTGAGAGTCGGAATCCGGCCGATACCTGTGAGCTGTTGGGTCTCATTCCGGATTCAGATGCGGTGGATGTTGATAAGGCGGTTGCCGCGGCACGGGCCGCGTTTCCGGCCTGGCGCGACATGCCTGCCCCCAAGCGGGGAGAAATTCTCTACCGAGCCGCCGAATTACTGGTCAAGCGGAAGAACGCCCTGGGCGAATTGGTCTGCCGTGAGATGGGAAAGATTCTGTCGGAATCGATGGGTGATGTCCAGGAGGCGATAGACATGACCTATTACATGGCCGGGGAGGGAAGGCGCCTTTCCGGAGAGACCGTTCCCTCCGAGTTGCGATACAAGGATGCCAAGTCTGTCCGTCTCTCCATCGGAGTCTTCGCCTTGATCACCCCCTGGAATTTTCCGACGGCCATTCCCTCGTGGAAGATCACGCCGGCCTTGATCGCCGGAAATACTGTTGTCTTCAAGCCTGCGGAGGAGACGCCGATTGCCGCGACCCGCCTGGTGGAAATATTTGATGAGGCCGGACTCCCTCCGGGGGTCCTTAACCTGGTGCATGGTTTCGGAGAAACCGCGGGAGAGCCGCTGGTGCGGCATCCGGAGGTCGATGGTGTCTCCTTCACCGGCTCCAATGAGGTCGGGGAGCGCCTGGCCGGCATCTGTGGAAACGCGCATAAAGATTTTATGATGGAGACCGGCGGAAAAAATCCGATCATTGTCATGGATGACGCCAACCTCGATCTTGCCATCGAAGGGGCCCTTTGGGGCGGATTCGGAACAACGGGGCAACGCTGCACCGCATCCAGTCGGCTGATTATCCAGGAGGGGATCTTCGACCAATTCTTAAAGACCTTTACCGTTCGGGCCTCACAACTCCGAATCGGAAACGGCCTTGATCCCGATATAGAAATTGGCCCGGTGATTAGCGAGATTCAGTACCAGAAGATCCTGAAATATATCGAGGTCGGGAAGGATGAAGGGGCGACCCTGATTCTGGGCGGACATGCTTACGAAAAAGGGGACTGCGCCAGGGGCCTCTTTATTGAGCCGACCATGTTTATCGATGTGAGCCCGAAGATGCGGATTGCCCAGGAAGAGATCTTCGGTCCTGTCGTCTCTCTCATTCGCGTCAGCGATCTCACAGAAGCGATTGAAGTGGCCAACGATGTTTCTTTCGGCTTATCTGCCGCGATCTACTCACAGGATATCAATACGACTGCCATTGCCGAAAGGGATCTCGATACCGGCCTCGTCTATATTAACGCCTCAACGATAGGGGCGGAGATTCAGCTCCCTTTCGGGGGAACAAAGCGGACGGGACTTGGTCCACGGGAGGCGGGCGGCCGTGGCGGCGCGCTCGACCTCTATACCAAATGGAAGGTGATTTACCGTGATTTCAGCGGCACGCTGCAAAAAGCCCAGATGGATGAGTAG